TTGCTGTCAAAGCGATTGTAGTATTAACTTACGATGTTAGAATGACGCCAATTTTATCCTGAACATTACCGCGAGAGCTCTCTCGTTACTCATTACCCTAAGGAACTCACATGACGGTTAAAACTCGTTTTGCTCCTAGCCCAACTGGCTACCTACATGTTGGTGGTGCAAGAACTGCACTTTACTCTTGGCTATATGCTAAAAACCAAGGTGGTGAATTCGTTCTACGTATCGAAGATACTGACCTTGAGCGTAACTCTCAGGAAGCCGTTGATGCGATCCTAGAAGGAATGAAATGGTTAGGTTTAGAGTGGAATGAAGGCCCTTATTACCAGACCCAACGTTTTGAACGCTACAACGAGATGGTTGAGAAACTGTTGGCAGAAGACAAAGCTTACAAATGTTACGCGTCTAAAGAGCTATTAGATGAAGTGCGTGCAGAGCAAGAAGCCAACAAAGAAATGCCGCGTTATGATGCGAATCATCCAAAAATTAAAGCGGCTAACGAAGCGGCACAAGAGGGTGACCCATGTGTGATTCGTTTCCGTAACCCAAAAGAAGGCAGCGTTGTATTTGATGACCAAATTCGTGGTCGTATCGAAATTAGCAACACACAAATGGATGATTTAATCATTCGCCGTACTGACGGCTCGCCAACGTACAACTTCTGTGTTGTGGTTGATGACTGGGATATGGGTATTACGCATGTTGTGCGTGGTGAAGACCACATCAATAACACCCCACGTCAGATCAACATCTACGAAGCGTTAGGCGCTCCAGTCCCTACGTTTGCTCACTGTGCAATGATCCTAGGTGATGATGGTGCAAAACTATCTAAACGCCACGGTGCAGTGTCGGTAATGCAATACCGCGATATGGGTTACCTGCCAGCAGCATTAAATAACTACTTAGTTCGTC
This window of the Vibrio azureus genome carries:
- the gltX gene encoding glutamate--tRNA ligase; translation: MTVKTRFAPSPTGYLHVGGARTALYSWLYAKNQGGEFVLRIEDTDLERNSQEAVDAILEGMKWLGLEWNEGPYYQTQRFERYNEMVEKLLAEDKAYKCYASKELLDEVRAEQEANKEMPRYDANHPKIKAANEAAQEGDPCVIRFRNPKEGSVVFDDQIRGRIEISNTQMDDLIIRRTDGSPTYNFCVVVDDWDMGITHVVRGEDHINNTPRQINIYEALGAPVPTFAHCAMILGDDGAKLSKRHGAVSVMQYRDMGYLPAALNNYLVRLGWSHGDQEIFSEQEMIDLFSLNAVSKSASAFNTDKLQWLNNHYIKSSDPAYVAEHLQWHLEQQQLDVTSGPAITEVIKLVGERCNTLVELAEQIRYFYEDFAEFEAGAAKKHLRGVAKEPLELALAKAEALTEWTTENIKSGVIAAVCEELDIGMGKIGMPLRVAVTGGGQSPSVDAVMELIGKERCIARIKMALEFIAEREANA